A stretch of the Opisthocomus hoazin isolate bOpiHoa1 chromosome 2, bOpiHoa1.hap1, whole genome shotgun sequence genome encodes the following:
- the LCA5 gene encoding lebercilin has product MGERVRNPDSEHDRKSDVDKNSDSYYSDDDNASHSSGQSPTLSYPSTSQEKRDHKTQTSNSLVRYQATKKLGSKYAPSKRETQWGFHSQSLTRNSPAKDTDLVTKRVLSARLLKINELRNELTELHIKLNELQKENRALKRLQHRQEKALNKFEDTENEISQLLARHSNEIRILRERLRKSQERERATERRLKDSEDELYRTKTVLQKLKKLSADKHLAERDDLAKKLAYTESRLEDSEKRIKDLEKNLELSGSSFQRELHSKKKKVYEAQEENRVLQEELHQLNQKLKEKERELEAKNIYANRMLKLSPRRDTDITQRKKVNNQNIKKGVQLTKGIQTSGYFSPVEFVPEPELVSGDRVNKKEGILPKMEKETQDKERKEQSDLLRQDQDGEMEDKLKRFREIQTLEERIQKLHDEWEREEYGKMKKESSFLSNKEEKTKMETEIHKAEVERESTELLEDRQKRELLLAKMQEIDRETQNATNTKPASQAPPTNTARKSESLEKKEKPNRFFEIPGKVTNGFPAGGSQDDATKASGQKQRNPRTTDLSSELTFGSYVPSFGKGSGRPSWLTQKSDNLEENVKENADFNSKKEKKSNLMEQLFGSSASTILLSKNNNTAPFDIDWDSSNTLLVDKNSKVKVKEDNELFNKGRNPARHHLQHTTNKPGVKTLGSLEDEIEEVILH; this is encoded by the exons ATGGGAGAAAGAGTAAGGAACCCAGACTCTGAACACGACAGGAAATCAGATGTGGATAAAAATAGTGACTCCTATTATTCAGATGACGATAATGCATCTCATTCATCTGGCCAGTCGCCAACACTAAGTTATCCATCTACAAGCCAAGAAAAAAGAGATCAcaaaacacaaacttcaaacagcCTTGTGCGCTACCAAG CCACAAAGAAATTGGGTTCCAAATATGCACCAAGCAAAAGAGAGACACAGTGGGGTTTCCATTCTCAGAGCCTCACTAGGAATTCTCCTGCAAAAGATACAGATCTTGTTACAAAAAGAGTTCTTTCTGCTAGGCTGCTGAAAATCAATGAGCTCCGAAATGAACTGACTGAACTCCACATCAAACTCAatgagctgcagaaggaaaacaggGCGCTGAAGAGGCTTCAGCACAGGCAGGAGAAAGCCTTGAATAAGTTTGAAGATACGGAAAACGAAATCTCTCAGCTCCTTGCTCGGCACAGCAATGAGATTAGAATATTAAGGGAGCGCCTACGAAAATCTCAAGAGAGAGAACGTGCAACTGAGAGACGGCTGAAGGATTCAGAAGACGAACTGTACAGaacaaaaactgtcttgcagaaactgAAAAAGCTGTCTGCAGATAAGCACCTTGCCGAAAGAGATGACCTGGCAAAGAAACTCGCCTATACAGAGAGCAGGCTAGAGGACAGTGAAAAAAGAATTAAG gatctggaaaaaaatcttgaacTAAGTGGTAGCAGTTTTCAACGAGAGCtacattcaaagaaaaaaaaggtatatgAGGCtcaagaagaaaacagagttctCCAAGAAGAGCTTCATCAACTAAATCAGAAATTGAAG gaaaaagaaagagaactcGAAGCAAAAAACATATACGCTAATCGTATGTTGAAGCTATCACCAAGAAGAGACACGGAtattacacaaagaaaaaaag TCAAcaaccaaaatattaaaaaaggagTACAGCTCACAAAAGGCATACAGACTAGTGGATACTTCTCACCAGTAGAATTTGTTCCAGAACCAGAACTTGTCAGTGGTGACAGAGTAAACAAGAAAGAAGGGATTCTTCCTAAAATG gaaaaagaaactcAAGACAAAGAACGGAAAGAGCAATCAGACCTCCTAAGACAGGACCAAGATGGGGAAATGGAGGACAAACTGAAACGTTTTCGGGAAATACAGACTTTAGAGGAGAGGATTCAAAAACTACATGATG agtgggaaagggaagaatatggcaaaatgaaaaaagaaagcagctttttatcgaataaagaagagaaaacaaagatggaGACGGAAATCCACAAAGCTGAAGTAGAGAGAGAAAGCACTGAATTGCTGGAAGACCGGCAAAAAAGAGAGCTCCTGCTTGCTAAAATGCAAGAAATTGATAGAGAAACTCAAAATGCAACAAACACGAAACCCGCTTCCCAAGCACCACCCACAAATACAGCAAGAAAATCTGAGTCcctggagaaaaaggagaaacctAATCGGTTCTTTGAGATTCCCGGGAAGGTTACTAATGGGTTTCCTGCAGGTGGCAGCCAGGATGATGCCACAAAAGCATCAGGGCAGAAGCAACGAAATCCAAGGACCACAGATTTGAGTAGCGAGTTAACATTTGGTAGTTATGTGCCCTCCTTTGGGAAAGGGTCAGGGAGACCGAGTTGGCTTACTCAAAAAAGTGACAACTTAGAAGAAAATGTTAAGGAAAATGCAGATTTCAAtagtaagaaagaaaagaagtccaATTTAATGGAACAGCTCTTTGGAAGCAGTGCCAGTACCATCCTcctttctaaaaataataatacagcaCCTTTTGACATAGACTGGGACTCTAGTAATACTCTTCTTGTTGATAAGAACAGTAAAGTCAAAGTAAAAGAAGACAATGAGCTTTTCAACAAAGGAAGAAACCCAGCCAGACACCATTTGCAACACACTACAAACAAGCCAGGAGTTAAGACCCTGGGTTCCTTAGAAGATGAAATCGAAGAAGTAATCTTACACTGA